The Methanobacterium sp. sequence GAACAGATGGAAGCATTTTTAAAATTCCACAAAGCTTATAATGTTTCGCCACAAATTACATGATCAGACTATTAACTGATAAAAAGAACTTCTAATAAACTTGTATATAATTTCAAAAGGTTCATATGCGGCATTCATATATACATACCTGGAGAATTGCATATTTTCCTTGCTTGTGTGTTTCTCTGTGGTTATTGCAAAAAGATATTCTATATCTCCATTATTAAGCTTTTTTCCATTAACATTTACTGAATCAGGGACTGTTTTATTTATTTTCATATATTCATATGTTTTTTTACCGAATTCCCTGTATTCGTCTCTTGTTATAACTCCAAAATACTTACTTTCCTCAATTTCACTTTCATCATATTTATTTGATGTATTTCTTACAGGTAAACCCCCAACATACTGAGAAGTAAGATATAGCCACATTGAAGTACCCATTTTAGGTTCACTATCATTCAATATTTCTTGAGACCCATATGCAATAAATTTAGGGTTTATATCATGTTTTGCCACTGACTCAGAATTATAATTAGGATTAACCTGAGCTTTATTATATGAATAAGCTGCATCAATCAATCCAGCAGCTATTTTATTAATTTCTTCCTCCTGGGAGTTGGTTCCTATATTTGGCTGGATCATTTTAATCCCAGCATCATTTAGAAAAGAGGAAGGATGATACAATCCTGCAAAATATGCATTTGAATAATTATCATCCCATGCTCTTGATAAAAAACTTGTATTTTCTAAATTTAGCCTTCCATAATTAATATACACAATTCCGTCCAGTTTCTGGGCATCTTTTTTAAGATAACCTTTTTTAACTCCAACCACCATATCGGCCATAGATCCCGGATCTGCTGCAGCAATATATGCTGCAATTCCTCGCGGAGCATTTTGCACTGTTCGTGGGGCTTCACCTGGTTTTGGAGATTCATTATCTATTTGCACCTCTGCTGAACCAGATATAACCTCCTTAACCTTTTGAAGCAGTTTTTTATCTGCATCCTCTGAAACCATATTATCACATGCAATATAAATTACAGGAAGATCTTTATTTGCATATCTATTCATAACAATGCTGGTTGTGACATCATTTGACGACCAGAGGGTGGTTTTTTCATCTACTGTAACTTTATCACCAATATCAAAGTTTGCATCTTTCCATAGGGTCATTGCAACGGGCATTAAACTTTCAGGGGCTTTTATTTTCTGATTATTACCTCCCACATCTTCTATAGTATCTTTATCACTTCCTTTCCAGTATCTTTGAGCATTAGGATATCTATTTAGAACGGAATCAGGAATTGATGATGGAGATGCGCAAATTATTATCTTTTTGGGCTTAAGTCTCTGTATTTCTTTATTAATCTCATCAGGAATTCTATTATCAATTACTAAAAGCGGAGCATTATTTTTTATCGCGACTAAAGCCGCGGATGTATCTTTTCCAGTTCCTAAGACCACTATATCGCTGTTTGTCCAGAATTTCGAAAGATTTGATGAATCTGCCGAAATACTCTGCCCGTTTAATGATATATCCCCTACAACAATGGCTTCCTTGCCGTTTAAATAATTCATAACTGCCTGACTTGGACTTTTGTCACTGAAAATAAGTTCACCATTAGTGTATGAAGCCGCTGGAGCAGTTATTATCCCATTTGACAGTTCACTAACAAATATCTTGGCTGATACTGGGTTAAGGAGAATAAGAAGAGTTATGAATAATAATGGGGTTTTTTTCAATGATAATACCTCAACATCTTGATACTGTTTCCACCGAATACAAGTTTTCGGGGCTGTTAAAACGTAAAACTTTTTTGCGATTACATAAGTTGGAAATCAGAAAATTTTCCTAAAATAGATTAAAATTGTGACTCAATTTCACTTTCTTCCATAATTCTTTCACAGTAATAGCACCTTAAAAATACAGGTTCCTTTTCTATTACATAGAATTTAGTAATCATTGGTTCATTGGTATTGGTTATGCAATTGGGGTTAGGACATTTAAGAATAGCACTTACTTCATCTGAAAGATGCACCTTACCCTTTTCTACAATTTCATAATCTCGAATTATATTTATTGTAGCATTTGGAGCTATTAAAGCAATTTTATCCACTTCATTAGGGGCTAATTCGCGCCCTTCAATTTTTACAATGTCTTTACTTTCCATTTCAGGAGACTGGACATTCATTGCAATGGTTACAGTGTTTTTTTCATTTGGTAATCCGAGGATTTTTAGAACACTTAAAGCTTTATTTGCAGTTATGTGATCTATCACTGTTCCATTCCTTATCGGTTTTACTTTAAGTTCTTTTGGTGGCTTCATACTATACCCATATGATTTTTACTGTTCATTTGTGATTTAGTGAAAATAGTATTTCAATTTTTTTATTTATCACCTTAATTAATGTGTTAAGGAAGGAATTACATATTTACCAAAATTTTCAATAAAATTACTTTGATTGGTATTTACATTATGAATATAAACATGTTCAAATCCCTGTTTAATGTCCTTTTCCAGCCATAATATGGTCCTCTATTTCAGAAGAGATTCTCACCTTTTTATGTATATCTTGACGTTTGATGAATTCTGATGCATCATCAAACTTTTCCGGTGTTTTTAATTCGGTTTGAACTGTATTTTTAAACATATTGATTTTCCACTGCGCCCATGCCCCTTCTAATGCCTTTTCAGGAGTATTATCGTAGGAAATCTGTACTTTAAGGTACATTGGTTTTCCTTTTCCCCCTCCACGGTAGAATGCGCCAACCACTTCTTTCAGCTCTTTTTCAGGTTTTGAAGTTGTAATAAGACCATCAGCCCAAANNNNNNNNNNNNNNNNNNNNNNNNNNNNNNNNNNNNNNNNNNNNNNNNNNNNNNNNNNNNNNNNNNNNNNNNNNNNNNNNNNNNNNNNNNNNNNNNNACAGAGTTATTCAATTGATGATTTCCATAGTTTTTGAAGATCCTTAGGTAGGTTATGTCTCACCTGTCTAATTTCCCCGGCGCCACCAAGCTTTTTCTCCAGTGTATGAAATACTGCCCTTGTGGCTTCTTCAGCTTTTATTGGCTTATTTGG is a genomic window containing:
- a CDS encoding cell wall-binding repeat-containing protein, whose translation is MKKTPLLFITLLILLNPVSAKIFVSELSNGIITAPAASYTNGELIFSDKSPSQAVMNYLNGKEAIVVGDISLNGQSISADSSNLSKFWTNSDIVVLGTGKDTSAALVAIKNNAPLLVIDNRIPDEINKEIQRLKPKKIIICASPSSIPDSVLNRYPNAQRYWKGSDKDTIEDVGGNNQKIKAPESLMPVAMTLWKDANFDIGDKVTVDEKTTLWSSNDVTTSIVMNRYANKDLPVIYIACDNMVSEDADKKLLQKVKEVISGSAEVQIDNESPKPGEAPRTVQNAPRGIAAYIAAADPGSMADMVVGVKKGYLKKDAQKLDGIVYINYGRLNLENTSFLSRAWDDNYSNAYFAGLYHPSSFLNDAGIKMIQPNIGTNSQEEEINKIAAGLIDAAYSYNKAQVNPNYNSESVAKHDINPKFIAYGSQEILNDSEPKMGTSMWLYLTSQYVGGLPVRNTSNKYDESEIEESKYFGVITRDEYREFGKKTYEYMKINKTVPDSVNVNGKKLNNGDIEYLFAITTEKHTSKENMQFSRYVYMNAAYEPFEIIYKFIRSSFYQLIV
- the pyrI gene encoding aspartate carbamoyltransferase regulatory subunit, coding for MKPPKELKVKPIRNGTVIDHITANKALSVLKILGLPNEKNTVTIAMNVQSPEMESKDIVKIEGRELAPNEVDKIALIAPNATINIIRDYEIVEKGKVHLSDEVSAILKCPNPNCITNTNEPMITKFYVIEKEPVFLRCYYCERIMEESEIESQF